The window TTTGCAGCATGGTTGGTCTCCTATCTTTTCTATACTGACTTGTCAAGCTGTTGATCCAGTGCTAACATTATCTTTTGCTACCACAAAGCccacgaagacgaagaccaccacccccctccccgccctttCGTCcacatcgccatcgccccctgggcaccaacccccacccccgaaGCCATCAACTGGTCAATCGTCCCCGTCACAAAATCCTCGGCCCTCGCCCCAAACACGGTCCAGTttgccccctcctccctcgccctccagTCCTttgccatcaacctcaagcAAGTCGCGCCCTCGCGCCTGtccagccacagcagcagaagcggCATTGAGGTTTTGGTTCTAGACGTCACCGCGATCGCCCTCGACACCGTGTTCGTCAGCCTAGAAGGGGAACTAGCCAACCGACTGGAGAACGGCGAGGGCACCTTCTTCAGagaccaccccccctccaaggGCAAGGTCACCTCCTCCGCGGGCGGcgcaacccccacccccgaggACCGTCTCACGGCTGCGTTGCGCACGGCGCTTGATACGCTAAAGGTGGTTCACACGGGGGATATGTTCCCGCTgccactcccccctcaccccgTCACCCACATCCCGCCCAACCCCGGCAGGATTACACTGTGCGAGCCAGTCGGTCAGGGGATTCTCGCGCCTAGTACCAAGATTATTGTCTCGCGCGGGAGGATTCACTCCAAGCACAACCGCTCGTCCGCTCCACCGATGCCGAGCACCCGGATCGGTGGCgtgaccgaggaggatgaggatacGTCCAATGATCAGTTTTACTCGGCAGCTGAGGAGGGCGCTCGCACAGATGCccgggtggaggaggacggggatACCGAAACCGAAGTggaagaggccgaggacgaagaggaagatgcatTGTCAGACGACTCGATGGACGAGATGATCTCCCTCCAGGCTCCCAGCCTGACCTCTGCCATCACAAGCGGCATCGGCacgcccaccaccattggGGGTCGAGGCCGCAAGACCAACGGCATGAGCAGCGCTGTGTCTGTCTTTTCCAGCTTCACCGCCGCAACCGCTCGACCCGACCGTCCCCGCGGTAGGCTGTTCAAAGCTCACGGTCTGGTCCAGCCTGTGCCTCCTGAGGTCCTGCATCCGAAACCTGCTcccgaagatgatgaagaagcgCGGATCTACGTCGACGTGAGGGATCTTCCCCGGATTGGGTGTTTTTCGGGGGATTGGGTCAGGGTTGAGGCGGCGCAGGAGCCGCCGTCGAACGGGTTTGGGCAGTTTGGGCTGGGGAGCTTTGTTGACGCCAGCCCTGATGAAATCCAGTGGAGACCGGCGAGGGTGTATGGGTTGCCGGAGGGGTATTCGTCCAGGCCTGTGGCACGAGTGCCGAGCTCGAAacaggaggggaggaggatgtcgttTTTCGAGAGCCAGGTTCagaagggggggggcgggACGGGGCCGGGGGTGTATGCCTCGCCTATATTTCTGGCGAACCTGGAGGGGCCGGCTTATTTGAGGGTGGCGCCCATTcaaaggggtgggggagggcgtGCGGGGATCAAAGGGAAGAAGACAACGCAaggggtggcggcggtgctTCAGccgccggcggcgagggaggtgatttTGCAGCATGTCAGGAcgccggtggcggtggagagggatgtGCAGACTGCCGTGATGGCGGGGCTGAAGTTTTGGTttgagaggaggttgagggtggtgaaggggggggatcTGATTGCTGTGCCGATTGATACGCAGCTTGGGAGGACGCTGCAGGAGGGGACGATgacgggtggtggggaaggggaaagtGCGGTCGATGACGTGCTGGGGTTGATTGCCTCGAGGAGGACAGACCACCACAGCCTCAAGTATGACGAGGTGGCGTGGTTTAGAGTTGGGCATGTGTCGGCTGCGAAGCAGGAAGTTGGTGCGGAgacgatgggggaggaggaggaggagggggaggaggaggatcccTGGGGGGGGGTGGCTTGTGTGGATATCTCGCTGGCGCATTTGGAGCAGACGGGGTCGACGACGAGTCGGATTCCGGGGATTGCGGGTAGTACTTGGAGGTATTATCTTGGGATTGATAGGTTGCCCAGACAGCCGTCCTCTCACGCCGGCAGCCCGTTGATGATTGCGCCGGAGAGGACGGCGGCTGTCTCCCCTCTGAGGAGGAAACTGAGAGAgttgatggctgctgctactAGCAAGCCGGCGCTTCATCTCAAGATGCCACCCGTGGCTATCCTTCTTGTCTCTACCCAGCGCGCCATCGGGAAAGCCTTCACCGCGTCGCAAGCCTGCGCCGATGTTGGGCTGCACACCTTTGCCATCGACGCCTACGACATCGTCAACGACTCCGGCGCTGGCGGGAGCGACGTCAAGACTGCTGGGTTTTTGACATCGAGGGCGGAAAGAGCGATGAGCTGCGGCCCGGATTGCTGCGCGCTGCTGGTTAGGCATATTGAAGCTCTGACGGCGGACAGGATGGTGACCAGCATCAGGGAGGTGCTCCAAGATGCGAGGGTGCTGATCGCCACCACGAccgaggtggagaaggtgccTGATGGGATTAGGGCGCTGTTTACGCACGAGCTGGAGATGACTGCGCCcgacgagggagagagggaggcgattCTCAGGACTATTCTGGACAACCAGGGTGTTGCTCTCGACCCCGAGGTTGAGCTCGGCGGGATAGCGCTCAAGACTGCTGCGCTGGTGGCGGGGGatttggttgatgttgtcgagcGAGCCCTGGTTGCCCAGAAGGCGAGGCTGGAGGCCTTGTCGGCAAAGGCGTCCAAGAACGAGGGCGTGCCTGTCACGGTCCGGGACGTGAAAGTAGCTGGTGGGCCGGCGGCGCAGGGGCTGACAAAGTCTGACTTTGAGGTTGCGGTCGAGGCGGCACGGAAGAACTTTGCGGATGCGATTGGGGCGCCCAAGATCCCGAATGTGACTTGGGATGatgtgggggggttgaataatgtgaaggaggcggtgacGGAGACGATCCAGCTGCCGCTGGAGAGGCCGGAGCTGTTCGCcaaggggatgaagaagaggtctGGTATCTTGTTTTATGGTCCGCCTGGAACGGGCAAGACGCTGCTTGCAAAGGCGATTGCGACAGAGTACAGTTTGAATTTCTTCAGTGTCAAGGGGCCCGAGCTGTTGAACATGTATATTGGTGAGAGCGAGGCTAATGTGCGGAGGGTGTTTCAGCGGGCGAGGGACGCGAGGCCGTGTGTGGTTTTCTTTGACGAGTTGGACTCGGTGGCGCCGAAGAGGGGGAACCAGGGAGATAGCGGTGGTGTGATGGATCGGATTGTCAGTCAGTTGCTGGCGGAGCTGGACGGGATGAgcgggggggatgaggatgcggGGGGGGTGTTTGTGGTGGGAGCGACGAACAGGCCGGATTTGCTGGACCAGGCGCTGTTGCGGCCGGGGAGGTTTGACAAGATGCTTTACTTGGGAGTGTCGGATACACATGAGAAGCAGATGAAGATTATGGAGGCGCTGACGAGGAAGTATGtattcccccccttcacctaCCCGATAATGGTTGCTAACGACGATGTGAAAGattcaccctccacccctcagTCTCCCTCCGCAACGTCGCCGAGCGGTTGCCGTTCACTTACACCGGCGCCGACTTTTACGCCCTCTGCTCAGACGCCATGCTCAAGGCTGTTACGAGACAGGCTGCCCTCGTTGATAAGAAGGTCAAGGCTATCAACACGGAACGCCAAGCGCAGAATCAACCTGAGATCACCACCGCTTACTTCTTTGACCACTTCGCCACGAAAGAAGACGTTGCGGTCATGGTGACGGAGCAAGACTTCCTTGACGCTCACAGTGAGCTTATTCCCAGCGTCAGTgctggggagctggagcaTTACGAAAAGGTCAGGGCTACgtttgagggggtgaaggacAAGAAAGAGACGACgacgcagcagcagcagcagcaaaacgGGAGGTTGGCTatggggaagaggagtgCCAGTGATCGAAGTGTGGCTGTGCATAGGGGTaaggggaaaggaaagggcAAGGCGGTGGCGAcggggagtgaggaggatgagtgtgatgatggggagggggtgaatggtggtgggtatagggataaggggaaggggaaggcggttgatgttggtggtgggagtggtgcGCCGTttggggggcaggggcaggatgatgacgaggggtTGTATGACTGATATGAGGAGATATTTTGTTTATATTGTACAGAAGGGGTCATAAATGGGAAATAATAcatgttttttttatttatttttcgACTGTGAAATGAAAATCACATGCGATATCTATAGCGACTTTctcctcaccaacatgaACTGAAAAGCATCTGACATTGAAAAGTAAACCATATACACCATGCAGGCAGGCCTTCCTTGCTACAGCACATATCAAATCACCTAGTTAAACCGAAACTatcaaacaccaacctcacctccgAAGAACCCAAACTCGCAACACATTATCAACCCACGAATCAAACATGTCCGTATttacttcttctcctctaGCTTCTTGTCATTTTCACtactctcctcctcctcctcctcactgctctcctccttaatcgcctcggccttctccaccgcctcaatctcctccttgctcaCCCTCTCAATCGGGCTCCCATGCACGTTCGTCACGGGCGGGTCCACGTCCTTGGGCAGACTCCCCTTCCAGCTCGTGGTCGTAGGGCTCTGAATCGTGGTCTCAATCGTTTTATCGCCAGAGCTCTTCCACCCGGTGCTCGTCGGGCTCTGAAATCCCGCTGGAGTCTCCTCTTTTTTgctttccttcccctcgTTCTCCTGCACCTTTGCactagcagcagcagccttgctCCTCAACGCATTCAGCTGATTCTTTTTCGCTTTTTGCGCAGCTTCTTCGACGATGGAGCGGATTGGCAACGAGGCAGGATGTTGCGGCGCGGGAGTGGTGGCCTTGACCAGGTTCTGAGGAGCCACCGGTGGAAGGGCaggtttggaggtggtgactggtTTTTGGAcgatgggggggggggcggcggatttggaggggatggtgaagTCGTCGTAGTAGATTTGGACGTGTTGTTTGAGTTCGCCGTATTCGTTCCATTCTTCGATTTCTACTAGGTCCTACACACGGGGGTtaggtggggggagggggtggtgagggtgtggtatgggaaaagggggggcagAAGGGGGGGACGaacgccgaggacgaggcctTCTTGGACTAGGCCGGGGATCTTTCTCTGGCGGCCCGAGGCGTCTTTGCCTGCGCGGCGGCCCCAGAGCATGCGCGCTTTCTCGTCGACGGCGATGTCGATTGCTTTGAAGGGGACGCGGTTGGCGCGGAGGATGGTCTCCAGGcgggaggtggcggtgacAATGTGGGAGGAGCCGGCTGTGAGGGAGGTGTAGATGTAGAGGGCGGGATCGGTTGAGTAGGTCTGCGGTGCTGCCGGCGCCGCCGTGGCCGGGGCGCTGCTTTCGGAGGCCAtgatgggggttgtttgtggtggtgttgttttgtttcgcTACGACACCGAACAACAACGGGGGGAAGCTTCTTTGTTggttgggtgatgttgttgtttatAACAGGTATGGGGAGATGATGCAATTAGACCAACTCTCGGTTGTCGCGGCCCCAGGCacaagggggaggggggttcgATCGGGTCGGGGGGTGTCGTGTTGATCGAAGGGGTCCTGAGCTGCTGCGGGGTACATGCgaaagtggaggaggggtaaGATGACGGTCTGTCGTCAACGTCAACGAAACTGCCCGTATAAAGACTCTCAACTGATGAGGGTTGTTTCCTTTGGGTTGCAAAGGTGAACCCACTTAAAGAAGAGAAATGTCAAAGAATGAAGAGCTCAAACACCCCAGAGTTGTCACAACAGATGGGATGAAACGAGGGGTCCAACGGAAACCCCGCGATAGGACGGCATGCCTCACTCGGGGTCTCAGGCCACATCGAGATTGATTGTTTCCTTTGGTTGCCGTTTGCATCTCATGGGCCATCGCGAAAACCTCTGGATGATCTCTCAGAACGCTGTTCTTTGATGCAACCGGGACAGAGGACCTCCCACTGGCAAACAAGCCCACGGCTCAGCTTATATCCGAGACCAAGACTGTGGCCTTCGCATCATCAACTGGTCTAATAAGCTCTTGTGATGCttgttggtgacgatggcTGCATAGCGGGTAGTAAGTCCATCCCAAGACAACGAATTGCCGCAGGGCCTCAAAGAAGCTGAATGCCTCGACAGATTCAGCTGCATGCCGGCCCTTGCCAGAACTGGCCTTtctctggtgatgatggagctATATAGATTGTCAGTGTGGCTGTGAGTGGTGAGATGGAGTGGGAGACATCTGACAAAGTCTACATGCCATCTCCAGTCGATTTCTTCTCGAATTTCACAATGTGTTTGATCGGCCTCTTGATTCCTGTACTCGGCCCTAGAAAGAGATCACcaaagcacaagcgcaagccCGAAAGAAGACAACATCAAATATACGACGATCTCGAAAAGTCATCACCGCCATATCAAGACACCAACGAGTACAGAGACCTAGCTCCAGCGGCTGACCACACCGAGCCACGAGTATATGCAACACTCGAAGAAGACTTTCTGGCATGTGAGCAAATCCGACACAAGGAATGTGTACGACTGCTTGGTGAAATCGAAAGGGAGATGGACAGGCTGGAGAGAGAATATGACCGGCGACAGCTATTCGAGCCTAGTCTTCTTCCACTTGCAAATTCCTCTACGACAGCAGAACAAAAAGTGCTGGTTGAACAAGACAGGCGGGTGACCAGCAACGATGCCTCGTACTACCAGGACACTCCCACCTGCCACTGCTATGTCTGCCACAACCTTCGCCGATACAGCAGACAATAGCCAACAGCATCCGAGTCTGGACGTCATTTGACCGGCGGGGTGGAGGTAAAGCCCGGAGGCCGGAACCGGACCATCGGATGCGGAGGGTTCGTGGATCTTCCCGGCCTCGAGAGCGGCCTTCTTCCCTGACAGCTGGAGTTCGGATGGGATAAAGTTCGGATGGGATAAAGTTCGGGTGGTTCTTTGTTGTGCTCCGGCTGGTTGTCGGGGAAGGGATTCCCGCTGTGTATCAGGAAGCCCCTGCTACGGATTTCTTGGGACGGGCTAAGAGTCAGGGTCTGGCTGGCTGGATTCGGGAGAAATTGGAAAGGCATTTCGGCTTATAACCCCTCATGATAGCTTCGTTTCTGCTCATTGTTATCAACAAGAACCATGTCATCTCCTTCCTGATTCTGGAGTCTTGACCCCAGATCTCGGTGGACCAGCATTTTAAACGGAGATTGAAAGGGGGGTTCTTGAGCAAGTGGTTGCCCGTGGGCCCGTGGGTGTCCCCTGTTGGAGTTCCACCAGCGAAATAACCTTCTGCCAAGACCCATCGCGGCTCGAACTCCCCATTTCCCATCTTCAATCAAGCCACTTAATTTGACGCTGGGTTTCAGGCCCATGACGTTGAGGTCTTTTCTGCGTCTTTTCCATGCGGGGAACCCGACTCAAGAAGATTCTCGACTGCATGTCGTGATTCTGGAAGCGGTGGTGAGATGAAGACGATGTGGGCATCCGTTTAtacgacagcaacaaactCCAATAAAGCATGCTGTGCGCGCCCGCAATCTGCCCTGGTGGTCGCACAACTGCCGGTGAGAATGGTGATCAGCTAACGGCCAGCGACCAGCCGAAAGGCCTGTTGGGCATCTTCTATTTATTATTCGGCGTTTCTCTCGGCTGCCTGTGGCGGTGTCGACGCCCTCTCATGCTCTCGGAATAGTATGGCGCAACATCTCGATACGAGTGATGTCAGGCTGACAGACTGTGAGCAATATTGTAAAAATATTGTAAAAAAAATCTGCAGTTTTCCTGCATGTTGAAAGCGACGTGGCAAGAGGTGGAGAAAGGGAATCATGATCTGAGTGAGTTGTTGATCGTCGGGCCAAGCCGTCGACCGTTCTCTTGGGCAGGGAATGGTAACGCTGCCAAGCGGGAGGTCCACCTCGTCCAAACTGGTTGGCTGCCGCTGAACTCCCCCTCTCTGTTCCTGCATATGGGATGGCACCCAGCCAATGACATCCCCTCGCTTGGGCTCTGCAAGGTACGCGGCAACCCGTCCGACCAGGTGTGGCAATCACAAAGGCCGCCCCCCCCAAGTCGGTAGCCCCCAGAAATCTCTGCGACACTTCGGGGGGCACGGGGGGTCTCTAAAAGGGAGCAATCCCACGCCGTTCCATGCTCCGcgtcccccttccccttctgtTTCCTCTCACCAGCCATCCCAGCTAGCCATCACGCTCTTTTCTGCTTTGCCATTCGGCATCAGCCTTACACTCTTTTTAAAACACTTTTAAACATCATCATTCGGCTTCCTGGCTCGACTTATTCTTCACCCAACCAAATACAAGTTTACAACTTTGACACGCGTCACTTTTACAAACACCCAACCAAATATTCAAAATGCAGTTCAAGAGCTTCTTCACCGTCCTGGCCGCCGGCCTCACCATGATggtcgccgccgaggaggacatcaccaccaccgagacctCGACCCTCACCCAGACCCAAACCGTCACCATCACGCAGTGCAACCCAACCATCTCCAACTGCCCcggccacaccaccacctctgtcgagacctccacctccaccctcaccacctggaccttccccctctccaatT is drawn from Podospora pseudocomata strain CBS 415.72m chromosome 1 map unlocalized CBS415.72m_1, whole genome shotgun sequence and contains these coding sequences:
- the PEX6 gene encoding peroxisomal assembly protein (COG:O; EggNog:ENOG503NVEI; BUSCO:EOG09260VTN) — protein: MAAASEVRGANKRRVRRRRQDKPALAARLVLDDHVKSDVGIVSEDLYAELFPHLQHAHEDEDHHPPPRPFVHIAIAPWAPTPTPEAINWSIVPVTKSSALAPNTVQFAPSSLALQSFAINLKQVAPSRLSSHSSRSGIEVLVLDVTAIALDTVFVSLEGELANRLENGEGTFFRDHPPSKGKVTSSAGGATPTPEDRLTAALRTALDTLKVVHTGDMFPLPLPPHPVTHIPPNPGRITLCEPVGQGILAPSTKIIVSRGRIHSKHNRSSAPPMPSTRIGGVTEEDEDTSNDQFYSAAEEGARTDARVEEDGDTETEVEEAEDEEEDALSDDSMDEMISLQAPSLTSAITSGIGTPTTIGGRGRKTNGMSSAVSVFSSFTAATARPDRPRGRLFKAHGLVQPVPPEVLHPKPAPEDDEEARIYVDVRDLPRIGCFSGDWVRVEAAQEPPSNGFGQFGLGSFVDASPDEIQWRPARVYGLPEGYSSRPVARVPSSKQEGRRMSFFESQVQKGGGGTGPGVYASPIFLANLEGPAYLRVAPIQRGGGGRAGIKGKKTTQGVAAVLQPPAAREVILQHVRTPVAVERDVQTAVMAGLKFWFERRLRVVKGGDLIAVPIDTQLGRTLQEGTMTGGGEGESAVDDVLGLIASRRTDHHSLKYDEVAWFRVGHVSAAKQEVGAETMGEEEEEGEEEDPWGGVACVDISLAHLEQTGSTTSRIPGIAGSTWRYYLGIDRLPRQPSSHAGSPLMIAPERTAAVSPLRRKLRELMAAATSKPALHLKMPPVAILLVSTQRAIGKAFTASQACADVGLHTFAIDAYDIVNDSGAGGSDVKTAGFLTSRAERAMSCGPDCCALLVRHIEALTADRMVTSIREVLQDARVLIATTTEVEKVPDGIRALFTHELEMTAPDEGEREAILRTILDNQGVALDPEVELGGIALKTAALVAGDLVDVVERALVAQKARLEALSAKASKNEGVPVTVRDVKVAGGPAAQGLTKSDFEVAVEAARKNFADAIGAPKIPNVTWDDVGGLNNVKEAVTETIQLPLERPELFAKGMKKRSGILFYGPPGTGKTLLAKAIATEYSLNFFSVKGPELLNMYIGESEANVRRVFQRARDARPCVVFFDELDSVAPKRGNQGDSGGVMDRIVSQLLAELDGMSGGDEDAGGVFVVGATNRPDLLDQALLRPGRFDKMLYLGVSDTHEKQMKIMEALTRKFTLHPSVSLRNVAERLPFTYTGADFYALCSDAMLKAVTRQAALVDKKVKAINTERQAQNQPEITTAYFFDHFATKEDVAVMVTEQDFLDAHSELIPSVSAGELEHYEKVRATFEGVKDKKETTTQQQQQQNGRLAMGKRSASDRSVAVHRGKGKGKGKAVATGSEEDECDDGEGVNGGGYRDKGKGKAVDVGGGSGAPFGGQGQDDDEGLYD
- a CDS encoding uncharacterized protein (EggNog:ENOG503P4XB; COG:S) yields the protein MASESSAPATAAPAAPQTYSTDPALYIYTSLTAGSSHIVTATSRLETILRANRVPFKAIDIAVDEKARMLWGRRAGKDASGRQRKIPGLVQEGLVLGDLVEIEEWNEYGELKQHVQIYYDDFTIPSKSAAPPPIVQKPVTTSKPALPPVAPQNLVKATTPAPQHPASLPIRSIVEEAAQKAKKNQLNALRSKAAAASAKVQENEGKESKKEETPAGFQSPTSTGWKSSGDKTIETTIQSPTTTSWKGSLPKDVDPPVTNVHGSPIERVSKEEIEAVEKAEAIKEESSEEEEEESSENDKKLEEKK
- a CDS encoding uncharacterized protein (EggNog:ENOG503PI9H) encodes the protein MQFKSFFTVLAAGLTMMVAAEEDITTTETSTLTQTQTVTITQCNPTISNCPGHTTTSVETSTSTLTTWTFPLSNSTISVGPTATSKFSIITSRPVVTETSIVEVPEEPTGTTPAPAESSVVEGAAAGLAASHATVLLGVLGAGIALLA